The following proteins come from a genomic window of Trifolium pratense cultivar HEN17-A07 linkage group LG4, ARS_RC_1.1, whole genome shotgun sequence:
- the LOC123920677 gene encoding uncharacterized protein LOC123920677 — translation MKPQSNGSSRVHKSNKHSREEGPTWLIIAAGAVLSTLSIRLGYKLKQAIDSRPPPKQNAATNILKGNGKSANVRKPPDCFMQPNGYSQMQDNHGCFTCNPGTGGSVELKCPQNEQMLSEFNGALPLVTVPPAEFSKENGVVWACSPDRLELPSKPFHLSNCSDSPCVSESGSDIFSKREVIQKLRQQLKRRDDMILEMQDQMAELQNSFNAQVGLSSHLQLQLEAANRDLFDSEREIQRLRKAIADHCVGYVPHDKSSTVTAWSTETRNGYPNGHLDGDINLDVPEKTKDEEERIEMLKRQVGELKEAIEGKEYLLQSYKEQKSELSLKVKELQQRLDSQLPNIL, via the exons ATGAAACCACAAAGCAATGGGTCTTCTAGGGTTCATAAGTCGAATAAACATAGTCGAGAGGAAGGACCTACCTGGCTTATAATTGCTGCTGGTGCTGTTTTGAGTACATTGTCTATTCGCCTCGGTTACAAGTTGAAGCAGGCAATTGACTCTAGGCCGCCGCCCAAGCAGAATGCAGCAACTAACATTCTCAAAG GAAATGGAAAATCGGCCAACGTAAGGAAACCTCCGGATTGCTTTATGCAGCCTAATGGATATTCCCAAATGCAAGATAATCATGGCTGCTTTACTTGCAATCCAG GAACTGGAGGTTCTGTGGAACTAAAATGCCCACAAAATGAACAGATGTTGAGTGAATTCAATGGGGCACTCCCGTTGGTGACTGTTCCTCCTGCTGAGTTTAGCAAAGAAAATGGTGTTGTCTGGGCTTGCTCCCCTGATCGTCTTGAATTGCCTTCAAAGCCATTCCATCTTTCAAACTGCTCAGATTCACCATGTGTATCAGAATCTGGTTCTGATATTTTCAGTAAGCGGGAAGTCATTCAGAAACTGCGGCAACAATTGAAGAGAAGAGATGACATGATACTAGAGATGCAAGATCAAATGGCCGAATTGCAAAATTCATTCAATGCTCAGGTGGGACTTTCTTCTCATTTGCAATTGCAGCTTGAAGCTGCAAACAGAGACTTATTTGACTCTGAGAGAGAGATCCAACGGCTAAGGAAAGCAATTGCAGATCACTGTGTTGGATATGTTCCGCACGACAAATCATCTACAGTCACAGCTTGGTCTACTGAGACTAGAAATGGCTATCCAAATGGACATCTTGACGGGGATATCAATTTGGACGTCCCGGAAAAAACAAAGGATGAGGAGGAGCGAATTGAGATGCTGAAAAGGCAAGTGGGAGAATTGAAAGAGGCGATAGAAGGAAAGGAATACTTGCTCCAGAGTTACAAGGAGCAAAAATCTGAACTTTCTCTGAAGGTCAAAGAATTGCAGCAGAGATTAGATTCTCAGCTGCCTAATATTTTGTAG
- the LOC123921342 gene encoding putative uncharacterized protein DDB_G0294196 — protein MASGSSGRGGNPGSKGFDFASDDILCSYDDFSNRDSNSNGNHTDSTKDFQKSRVARTSVFPATGYNPPEDSLSQDVIATVDKSMKKYTDNLMRFLEGISSRLSQLELYCYNLDKSIGEIRSDINRDHGEQDSKLKSLEKHVQEVHRSVQILRDKQELAETQKELAKLQLAQKESSSSSHSQSNEDRSTPSTTDPKKTDNASDANNHQLALALPHQIAPQLPPAGPPPQAQPPNVNQPTQQPAYYMQAAPTPSQLPQNQYMPSDQQYRTPQLQQDMSRVAQQSTPSQINPPTSVQQFSQYQQQQQQPWPQQVQQSSMQPQMRPLSPAVYPPYQPNQTSNPSPTETLPNSMPMQMPYSGVPQPGSSRTDSMQYGYGGTGRAVPQQPPPQQIKGSFSSQPSDAYGASGTHTPPGNAYMMYDGGEGGRTQHPPPQPSHFAQSGYPPTGASLQNPNLMVRNPSQSQFARNHPYNELIEKLVSMGFRGDHVVSVIQRMEESGQTVDFNSILDRLNGPQRGWSG, from the exons ATGGCTTCTGGATCATCCGGTCGCGGCGGTAATCCCGGTTCCAAAGGCTTCGATTTTGCATCCGATGACATCCTTTGCTCCTACGACGACTTTTCCAACAGGGATTCCAATTCCAATGGCAATCACACCGATTCAACCAAG GATTTTCAAAAATCAAGGGTAGCAAGGACATCAGTTTTTCCTGCTACTGGCTATAATCCACCTGAAGATTCTTTAAGCCAAGATGTGATTGCAACTGTTGATAAGAGTATGAAGAAATATACTGATAACCTAATGCGATTTCTTGAGGGAATTAGTTCAAGGCTATCACAGTTGGAATTATATTGCTATAATCTTGACAAATCTATTGGAGAAATTAGATCTGATATAAATCGTGATCACGGGGAGCAGGATTCAAAGCTCAAATCTCTTGAAAAGCATGTTCAGGAA GTTCACAGGTCAGTACAAATTTTAAGAGACAAGCAAGAGTTAGCTGAGACTCAGAAAGAATTAGCCAAGCTGCAACTTGCTCAGAAAGAATCATCTTCCTCAAGCCATTCACAGTCCAATGAGGACAGATCTACACCTTCTACCACAGATCCTAAAAAAACTGATAATGCATCTGATGCGAACAACCATCAGTTAGCTCTCGCCCTGCCTCATCAAATTGCTCCTCAGCTGCCACCTGCAGGACCCCCACCCCAAGCTCAACCACCAAATGTGAATCAACCCACTCAACAACCCGCTTATTACATGCAGGCTGCACCTACACCGTCTCAGCTACCCCAGAATCAGTATATGCCTTCTGATCAACAATACCGAACCCCCCAACTACAACAAGACATGTCCCGGGTGGCTCAACAATCAACACCATCTCAAATAAACCCTCCCACATCTGTGCAACAATTTTCTCAGTaccagcagcagcagcagcagccaTGGCCTCAGCAGGTGCAACAATCCTCAATGCAACCTCAAATGAGACCCCTCTCACCTGCTGTTTATCCTCCATACCAACCAAACCAAACATCAAATCCATCACCCACAGAAACACTGCCAAACAGCATGCCCATGCAAATGCCATATTCAGGGGTTCCGCAACCAGGATCCAGCCGTACTGATTCCATGCAATATGGATATGGTGGAACTGGTAGAGCAGTTCCACAGCAACCTCCACCCCAGCAAATCAAGGGCTCATTCTCTTCACAACCCAGTGATGCATATGGAGCTAGCGGGACCCACACTCCTCCTGGGAATGCATACATGATGTATGATGGCGGTGAGGGAGGAAGGACACAGCATCCACCACCTCAACCCTCTCATTTTGCTCAATCTGGATATCCTCCAACAGGTGCTTCCCTTCAGAACCCCAATCTCATGGTCCGAAATCCTAGCCAGTCACAGTTTGCACGCAACCATCCTTACAATGAGTTGATTGAGAAATTGGTGAGCATGGGATTCAGGGGTGACCACGTGGTGAGCGTGATCCAAAGGATGGAGGAGAGTGGACAGACCGTAGATTTCAACTCTATTCTTGACAGGTTGAATGGTCCCCAGAGAGGGTGGTCAGGGTGA
- the LOC123881978 gene encoding putative gamma-glutamylcyclotransferase At3g02910, translating into MVADKNLSVTINGGESKQSTTTTAAIIFTYGTLKRNFSNHPLLQDLIKTNDASFIGTYRTVQNYPLVCGPYRVPFLLNIPGSGQPVYGELYSVSSFGLSRMDELEGTAKNHYERLPIKVVRAEEDEDGRETEEVTVTAAEAYFAHGNYAMEMWKKNGKRGLKCYTEKETIGYVKRKDRPQHLTFLDQIQLFLSD; encoded by the coding sequence ATGGTAGCGGACAAAAACCTCTCCGTTACCATCAACGGGGGTGAATCCAAAcaatccaccaccaccaccgccgcTATAATATTCACCTACGGAACATTAAAGAGAAACTTCTCCAATCACCCCCTTCTCCAAGACCTAATCAAAACAAACGACGCATCATTCATCGGAACATACCGCACCGTTCAAAATTACCCTCTCGTATGTGGTCCATACCGTGTCCCATTCCTTCTCAACATTCCAGGGTCGGGTCAACCCGTTTACGGAGAACTCTACTCCGTTTCATCATTCGGACTTTCTCGAATGGATGAACTTGAAGGAACCGCGAAAAATCACTACGAAAGGCTTCCTATTAAGGTCGTTCGTGCCGAGGAAGACGAAGACGGGAGAGAAACGGAAGAAGTAACGGTAACGGCTGCTGAAGCGTATTTTGCGCATGGTAATTATGCGATGGAGATGTGGAAAAAGAATGGAAAACGTGGGTTGAAGTGTTATACAGAGAAAGAAACTATTGGGTATGTTAAACGTAAAGATAGGCCTCAACATTTGACTTTTCTTGatcaaattcaattgtttctttCTGATTGa
- the LOC123881664 gene encoding chaperone protein DnaJ has translation MAAADNTTKPTDYYKVLEISYDATDEDIRLNYRRLALKWHPDKHKDDSAVTAKFQEINEAYNVLIDPAKRLDYDLTGSCEIEKYSLQEYLARFKGMILTCNGLGISHEDRWSPQLIEGFERPDK, from the exons ATGGCTGCTGCTGACAACACCACCAAACCCACG GATTATTACAAAGTGCTGGAGATTAGTTATGATGCAACAGATGAAGATATCAGATTAAATTACCGAAGACTCGCCCTG AAATGGCATCCTGACAAACACAAAGATGATAGTGCCGTTACTGCAAAATTTCAAGAGATAAATGAAGCTTACAATG TACTGATCGATCCTGCCAAGCGTTTAGACTATGATTTAACTGGATCATGTGAAATTGAGAAGTATAGCTTGCAG GAATATCTTGCCAGATTTAAAGGAATGATTCTGACTTGCAATGGACTTGGTATAAGCCACGAAGACAGATG GTCACCACAATTGATTGAAGGTTTTGAACGACCAGATAAATAA